From a single Prosthecobacter sp. genomic region:
- a CDS encoding TolC family protein: MMKSPTHGRASVRVARIVLAAACGFSAACVGIKTPGERDSRERVQKVLSKYRPADAAPSLPALRGGGSPETFVRHAIYKHPQVEAAYYEWLASVEKITRERSLPDPRLTFQADITKVIMALMPGLMMDFPGPGKLRAAANAATAESGMKYFQFETAVLQVAYGFKKAWYELRLVDERIRVNQEMVTLLQDLEKLAQSRTEVGKGTLQDLLRTQMEKERLQTELTNLRDSRQWFVTQFKAALGLGAGDPTPPLPRALQSSPLSTSGDRVLATALARNPRLKAMEADVRRAEAAITQAQRTRIPDFALGVMADVKASPVMVRPLGGMTLPIWRDKIAAEITGARHLEGASKARLSNERLALTVEVAMKSYQYRESTRLLALLQNSLLPKAKQSLDVARSGYSTGGTDFINLIDAQRTLLEFRLAEVEARIKRELALADLSLQVMGVPPSGAPFLDPSRR; the protein is encoded by the coding sequence ATGATGAAATCTCCCACACATGGCCGGGCGTCGGTGCGAGTTGCTCGCATCGTTCTGGCAGCGGCCTGTGGCTTTTCAGCCGCCTGTGTTGGCATCAAAACGCCGGGCGAGCGTGATTCAAGGGAGCGGGTGCAGAAGGTGCTGAGCAAGTATCGCCCGGCAGATGCCGCGCCGAGTCTGCCAGCGCTGCGTGGCGGTGGTTCGCCGGAGACGTTTGTTCGTCACGCCATCTACAAGCATCCGCAGGTCGAGGCGGCGTATTACGAATGGCTGGCGTCGGTGGAGAAGATCACCCGCGAGCGTTCGCTGCCTGATCCACGGCTGACTTTCCAGGCAGACATCACGAAGGTCATCATGGCATTGATGCCGGGGCTGATGATGGATTTCCCAGGACCGGGCAAGCTGCGCGCGGCGGCGAATGCGGCCACGGCGGAGAGCGGGATGAAGTATTTCCAGTTTGAAACAGCGGTGCTGCAAGTCGCCTATGGCTTCAAGAAGGCGTGGTATGAGCTGCGACTGGTGGATGAGCGCATCCGCGTGAACCAGGAGATGGTGACGCTGCTGCAAGACCTCGAAAAGCTCGCGCAATCGCGCACGGAGGTGGGCAAGGGCACGTTGCAGGATCTGCTGCGCACGCAGATGGAGAAAGAGCGGCTGCAAACCGAGCTGACCAATCTGCGCGACTCGCGACAGTGGTTCGTGACGCAGTTCAAGGCCGCGCTTGGACTCGGCGCGGGTGATCCGACCCCGCCGCTGCCTCGGGCGCTGCAATCGTCACCGCTTTCCACCAGTGGCGACCGGGTTCTCGCAACGGCGCTGGCGCGAAATCCGCGCCTGAAGGCCATGGAGGCCGATGTGCGACGCGCGGAGGCCGCCATCACGCAGGCGCAGCGCACACGCATCCCTGATTTCGCGCTGGGAGTGATGGCCGATGTCAAGGCGTCTCCCGTGATGGTGCGGCCATTGGGTGGCATGACGCTGCCCATCTGGCGCGACAAGATCGCGGCAGAGATCACAGGCGCACGCCATCTGGAAGGCGCATCGAAAGCCCGCCTCTCCAATGAACGTCTCGCGCTGACCGTGGAGGTGGCGATGAAGAGCTACCAGTATCGCGAAAGCACCCGGCTGCTGGCGCTGCTGCAAAACAGCCTGCTGCCGAAGGCGAAGCAATCGCTGGATGTGGCGCGTTCGGGCTATTCCACTGGCGGAACGGATTTCATCAACTTGATCGACGCGCAACGCACGCTGCTGGAGTTCCGCCTGGCCGAGGTCGAGGCACGCATCAAGCGCGAGCTGGCGCTGGCCGATCTGTCACTGCAAGTCATGGGCGTGCCGCCCTCGGGCGCTCCTTTTCTCGATCCATCCAGGAGGTAA